The Candidatus Tanganyikabacteria bacterium genome segment TTACCCGGAATGACGTAGTCTATTTCGTCGGGATCGCAATTGGTGTCGGCGATGGCGACGACCGGGATGCCCAGCTTGCGGGCCTCGCGCACGGCGATGTGCTCCTTGCGCGTGTCGATGACGTAGAGGATGTCCGGCCGGCGCTGCAATTCCTTGATGCCGCCGAGCATCTTCTCGAGCTTCTGGATCTCTTTTTCGAGCAGGATGACTTCCTTCTTGGGTAGCCGCTCGAAAGTGCCGTCGGCCCGCATCGTCTCGAGCTCGCGCAGGCGGCCGAGGCGCTTCTCGATGGTCATCCAGTTGGTCAGCATGCCGCCGAGCCACCGCTGGTTGACGAAGTGCATGTTGCAGCGCTCGGCCTCCTCGCGCACGGTGTCCTGCGCCTGCTTCTTGGTGCCCACGAACACGACCTGGCGACCCTGGGCCACCGCGTCGCGCACGAAGTAGTAGGCCTGATCCAGATACTTGGAGGTCTTCTGGAGATCGATGATGTAGATGCCATTGCGCTCTCCGAAGATGTACGGACGCATCTTGGGATTCCAGCGCCGGGTCTGGTGACCGAAGTGGACGCCTGCCTCCAGCAGGGCCTTCATGGGGACGACCGGCATGATCGGGAAAGACCTCCTCTAATCTCTGATAAAACCGCTTAGTGAAAAAACCTCCGCCGCCTTCGCCTCCCCGCGGGCCGGTCCTGAGGGTGTCGGACTGCGGAGCCCCGCGGAGATCCAGCGGCGTGTGTGCTACCCGCCCATCATGCGGGTGCGCTTGATCCGACCGATCTTACCACGCGTATAATGCGGAAGTCCAAGTCCCGCATCCAACATTGAAGGGTTCTCCCCATGCCAACCTGCCAGACCGTCGTCTTCGAAAACGTGGAGATCGACGTCTCCAACAACAAGCAGCTTTTCATCCACCCGATCCACCGGGTCATCGCCGAGCAGTTCCCGGTCAACATCAATTTCGCGATCCTGAGCTGCTGCTACGATCTCCGGCCCGGCTCGTACGCCTGCACCCACTCGTTCTGGACGCCCGACAAGAAGAAGAAGCTGATCGACTTCAAGCACGAGAATGTGAAGCTCGACGCCGACGGCGGCGGAATGGGGTTCCGCACCACATTCGAGAACGTGATGGTCGAGGGGCCGGGCAAGTACTGGATCCGCACCGAGGTCGGCGGCGTGAAGGCCGAGGAGGTCCTGCTGCGGATCGAGGAGAAGAA includes the following:
- the rpsB gene encoding 30S ribosomal protein S2, with amino-acid sequence MPVVPMKALLEAGVHFGHQTRRWNPKMRPYIFGERNGIYIIDLQKTSKYLDQAYYFVRDAVAQGRQVVFVGTKKQAQDTVREEAERCNMHFVNQRWLGGMLTNWMTIEKRLGRLRELETMRADGTFERLPKKEVILLEKEIQKLEKMLGGIKELQRRPDILYVIDTRKEHIAVREARKLGIPVVAIADTNCDPDEIDYVIPGNDDAIRSVKLLTAKIADAVIEGRQGEQHEKPSATVTATPPVAEPEEAPVAAAEPEQEPVQVL